One region of Demequina sp. TMPB413 genomic DNA includes:
- a CDS encoding PLP-dependent aminotransferase family protein, giving the protein MTHSDTGGTRLDPWLGSYAARAHNMRASEIRALFAVASRPEVVSLAGGMPFIGGLPLEEIGEMMRRLIVEQGEMALQYGSGQGYEPLREHITQVMALEGIHAHPDDVVVTTGSQQALDLVTKIFINPGDVIVAEAPSYVGALGVFRAHEADVVHVPMDADGLVPEALESALAQLAAEGRTVKFLYTVPNFHNPGGVTLSLERRPLILEICQRYGVLVLEDNPYGLLGFDSEPLPALRSMDEDGVIYLGSFSKTFAPGFRVGWAVAPHAVREKLVLASEAAILCPSNASQMAISSYLDHHDWQGQIKKFREQYRERRDAMISALEEFMPEASWNVPDGGFYVWVTLPEGLDAKSMLPRAVTARVAYVPGTAFYYDGTGASHMRLSYCYPTPERIREGVRRLAGVVDAEMETVKIFGRSATGATSTVEFPSPDLA; this is encoded by the coding sequence ATGACTCACTCGGACACCGGCGGCACCAGGCTCGACCCTTGGTTGGGTTCGTACGCCGCCCGCGCGCACAACATGCGCGCCTCCGAGATTCGCGCGCTCTTCGCCGTGGCCTCACGTCCCGAGGTGGTCTCGCTCGCCGGTGGCATGCCGTTCATCGGTGGGCTCCCGCTGGAGGAGATCGGCGAGATGATGCGTCGCCTCATCGTCGAGCAAGGCGAGATGGCCCTCCAATACGGTTCTGGGCAGGGCTACGAGCCGCTGCGAGAGCACATCACCCAAGTGATGGCGCTTGAAGGCATCCACGCCCATCCCGACGACGTGGTGGTCACCACCGGCTCGCAACAGGCTCTCGATCTGGTCACCAAGATCTTCATCAACCCTGGCGACGTCATCGTGGCCGAGGCGCCTTCCTACGTGGGCGCCCTTGGAGTCTTCCGTGCCCATGAGGCGGACGTGGTCCACGTGCCCATGGACGCCGACGGATTGGTGCCAGAGGCGCTTGAGTCGGCCTTGGCGCAGTTGGCCGCCGAGGGTCGCACCGTGAAGTTTCTCTACACCGTCCCCAACTTCCACAACCCTGGCGGCGTCACCCTGTCCCTCGAGCGTCGGCCGTTGATCCTTGAGATCTGCCAGCGCTACGGCGTGCTGGTGCTGGAGGACAACCCTTACGGCCTGCTGGGTTTTGACTCCGAGCCGCTGCCGGCGCTGCGGTCCATGGACGAGGACGGCGTCATCTACCTGGGGTCCTTTTCCAAGACCTTCGCTCCGGGATTCCGCGTGGGCTGGGCGGTCGCACCGCATGCCGTGCGCGAGAAGCTCGTACTTGCGTCGGAGGCCGCGATCCTGTGCCCCTCGAACGCCTCGCAGATGGCCATCTCGAGCTACCTGGATCACCACGACTGGCAAGGCCAGATCAAGAAGTTCAGGGAGCAGTACAGAGAGCGCAGGGACGCGATGATCTCCGCTCTTGAAGAGTTCATGCCGGAGGCCTCGTGGAACGTCCCTGACGGGGGCTTCTACGTGTGGGTGACGTTGCCAGAGGGGCTTGACGCGAAGTCGATGCTGCCTCGCGCGGTCACCGCCCGCGTCGCATACGTGCCTGGCACTGCGTTCTACTACGACGGTACCGGGGCTAGTCACATGCGGCTCTCGTATTGCTACCCCACTCCCGAGCGCATCAGGGAGGGCGTCCGACGGCTTGCCGGCGTCGTCGATGCGGAGATGGAGACCGTCAAGATCTTTGGGCGCAGCGCAACCGGCGCGACGTCAACCGTTGAGTTCCCGTCGCCGGACTTGGCATGA
- a CDS encoding ParA family protein — translation MTEPAQEPTSPTTPTLGHSDLDGSNHGALGGSGSRAHVPPYAPMGEQHTAPAPVANRDNDPFSGIEADLDSPLAAELLETERLRRSLEATDFPRPPRTRVIAVSNQKGGVGKTTTSVNMAAALASKGANVLVIDADPQGNASTALGVEHRAGTPSIYEALLDDAPLASVAQRCPDLPTLWCVPATIDLAGADIELVSAVRREYRLHGAVAELLEREGRQLDYVFIDCPPSLGLLTLNAMVVATEVLIPIQCEYYALEGLTQLMKTIEMVKKHLNPAIHVSSIVLTMFDQRTNLAREVAHEVRSHFPGETFPQTIPRSVRVSEAPSFGKTVITHDPHSPGAVAYLAAAKELAERGVAAGGTQ, via the coding sequence GTGACCGAACCCGCTCAGGAGCCGACGTCTCCGACGACGCCGACCCTCGGTCACTCCGATCTTGACGGCAGTAACCACGGCGCGCTCGGGGGCTCCGGGAGCAGAGCACACGTGCCCCCGTATGCGCCGATGGGGGAGCAGCACACCGCTCCTGCTCCCGTCGCGAACCGCGACAATGATCCCTTCAGTGGAATCGAGGCAGACCTCGACTCGCCTCTGGCCGCGGAGCTGCTTGAGACCGAGCGGCTCCGGCGCTCGCTTGAAGCCACGGACTTCCCGAGGCCCCCTCGCACTCGCGTGATTGCCGTCTCCAACCAGAAGGGCGGCGTCGGAAAAACGACCACGTCGGTGAACATGGCTGCGGCCCTCGCCAGCAAGGGCGCGAACGTGCTAGTGATCGACGCCGATCCACAAGGAAATGCCTCGACGGCTCTGGGAGTTGAGCATCGTGCGGGCACCCCATCGATCTACGAGGCGCTGCTCGACGACGCCCCGCTCGCCTCCGTCGCCCAGCGATGCCCCGACCTTCCCACACTGTGGTGCGTGCCGGCGACCATCGACCTCGCCGGGGCCGACATCGAATTGGTGTCTGCGGTGCGCAGGGAGTACCGCCTCCACGGAGCGGTCGCCGAACTCCTCGAGCGCGAGGGCAGACAACTCGACTACGTGTTCATCGACTGCCCTCCCTCGCTCGGACTGCTGACGCTCAACGCCATGGTGGTGGCAACCGAGGTCCTCATCCCGATCCAGTGTGAGTACTACGCGTTGGAGGGTCTGACGCAACTCATGAAGACCATCGAGATGGTTAAGAAGCACTTGAACCCCGCGATCCATGTGTCGAGCATCGTGTTGACGATGTTCGATCAGCGCACCAACCTGGCGCGCGAGGTTGCTCATGAGGTCCGGAGCCACTTCCCTGGCGAGACCTTTCCCCAGACAATTCCCCGTTCGGTCAGGGTCTCCGAGGCGCCAAGCTTCGGCAAGACAGTGATCACCCACGACCCCCACTCCCCAGGCGCTGTGGCGTATCTCGCCGCAGCGAAGGAGTTGGCCGAGCGCGGCGTCGCCGCAGGAGGTACGCAGTGA
- a CDS encoding ABC transporter permease: MKPTKMAWRDLATEAIAGLASRPARTLLTVLGTVLGIAALVATMGIAQTAGNRIVGNFSELEATSIEVSNDGGFWGGDGTRVSFPRDVEDRLMRLNGVTAAGVMGAVPIGEDFASAVKLDDPSGRNEFQVDVLAASPGLLEAVKGTLRTGRWFDSGHEERADDVVVLGPGAAAQLGIYRVDQQPVVFLGDRPFVVMGILADVARQSDLLGAIIMPEATARKHYEYTSASTVQIDVQIGAAELIGAQAPIALNPDNPDAYRVRTPPSPDALRNRVESDANALFLILGAVSLLVGAIGIANVTLVSVLERVGEIGLRRAVGARRRHIATQFLVESTAMGLVGGVIGATAGILIVVGLAASRDWTPVLSPLIPFGAPLLGALTGLIAGVYPSLRAASLEPVEALRSGT, translated from the coding sequence GTGAAGCCCACCAAGATGGCGTGGCGAGACCTCGCTACCGAGGCGATCGCTGGTCTCGCTTCTCGCCCTGCTCGCACCCTCCTTACTGTGCTGGGAACCGTGCTTGGCATCGCCGCACTGGTCGCCACCATGGGAATCGCCCAGACGGCAGGCAACCGCATCGTCGGCAACTTCTCGGAGCTCGAGGCGACGAGCATCGAGGTCTCCAATGACGGCGGGTTTTGGGGTGGCGACGGGACGCGCGTCTCGTTCCCCCGGGACGTCGAGGATCGCCTCATGCGCCTCAATGGAGTCACCGCTGCCGGCGTGATGGGCGCGGTGCCCATCGGCGAGGACTTTGCCTCGGCAGTGAAGCTGGACGACCCCTCCGGTCGCAACGAGTTCCAGGTAGACGTGCTTGCCGCCTCTCCAGGCCTACTTGAGGCCGTCAAGGGCACCTTGCGCACAGGTCGATGGTTCGACTCGGGCCACGAAGAGCGCGCCGACGACGTCGTGGTGCTGGGACCCGGCGCGGCTGCTCAGTTGGGCATCTACAGGGTCGATCAGCAGCCTGTTGTCTTCTTGGGCGATCGCCCCTTTGTGGTGATGGGTATTTTGGCCGATGTGGCCAGGCAGAGCGACTTGCTTGGTGCGATCATCATGCCGGAGGCGACCGCGCGCAAGCACTACGAGTACACGAGCGCGTCGACCGTCCAGATCGATGTGCAGATCGGGGCCGCAGAGCTCATTGGCGCCCAGGCGCCCATCGCGCTGAACCCCGACAATCCCGACGCCTATCGCGTGCGCACACCTCCGTCTCCTGATGCGCTTCGCAACAGGGTCGAGAGCGACGCGAACGCGCTCTTCCTCATTCTCGGCGCGGTGTCGCTCCTGGTAGGCGCGATTGGTATCGCCAACGTGACCCTCGTCTCCGTGCTCGAAAGGGTGGGTGAGATCGGCCTTCGCCGCGCCGTCGGCGCCCGCCGCCGTCACATCGCGACGCAGTTCCTCGTGGAATCGACAGCAATGGGTTTGGTCGGCGGGGTGATTGGAGCAACAGCAGGCATCCTGATCGTGGTGGGCTTGGCCGCGTCCCGCGACTGGACTCCCGTGCTCTCTCCCCTGATTCCCTTCGGCGCTCCGCTGCTTGGCGCGCTGACAGGGTTGATCGCTGGCGTGTACCCGTCCCTTCGGGCGGCCTCGCTCGAGCCGGTTGAAGCACTGCGTTCAGGAACGTAA
- a CDS encoding D-alanine--D-alanine ligase — MQVLILAGGLSHERDVSIRSGRRVWEALEERGIKATVTDVDTSLLPNLRSLDDVVVWPLLHGASGEDGSLQALLELVDAPFVGTGSREARVAWVKPVAKAVFARAGVSTPDYVTLPQSLFREVGADQVLQALLAKFSLPLVVKPARGGSALGVSLVTEADALAQAMVRCFAYGDQAMIERAVSGTEVAVSVVGHGDGATVLPAVEIACDGPYDYDARYNPGRVEYFAPARLDPAGAAAVEKAALAVHRTMGLRDLSRIDMIVDDAGVAQVIDINIAPGMTETSLFPQAVEASGQELGALYAQIIEGAARR, encoded by the coding sequence ATGCAGGTGCTGATTCTTGCTGGCGGGCTGTCGCATGAGCGCGATGTCTCGATCCGTTCGGGGCGTCGCGTCTGGGAGGCGCTCGAAGAGCGTGGCATCAAGGCCACCGTCACGGATGTCGACACCTCCTTGCTCCCGAATTTGCGCAGCCTTGACGATGTTGTGGTGTGGCCATTGCTTCACGGCGCCTCTGGTGAGGATGGCTCGCTCCAGGCCCTCCTCGAACTCGTGGATGCTCCCTTCGTGGGAACCGGCTCTCGAGAAGCTCGCGTCGCCTGGGTGAAGCCCGTCGCCAAGGCCGTGTTCGCACGCGCCGGCGTCTCGACCCCCGACTACGTCACCCTGCCTCAATCGCTGTTCAGGGAGGTGGGAGCCGACCAGGTCCTTCAGGCCCTGCTCGCGAAGTTCTCGCTGCCGCTCGTGGTGAAGCCAGCGCGCGGCGGATCTGCTCTCGGGGTGTCTCTCGTCACGGAGGCCGACGCTCTCGCCCAAGCCATGGTCAGGTGCTTCGCCTATGGCGATCAGGCCATGATCGAGCGCGCCGTCTCGGGGACCGAGGTGGCGGTTTCCGTCGTCGGGCATGGTGACGGCGCCACCGTGCTTCCCGCCGTGGAGATCGCGTGCGACGGGCCGTATGACTATGACGCCCGCTACAACCCTGGTCGGGTTGAGTACTTCGCCCCTGCGCGCCTCGACCCCGCCGGAGCGGCCGCAGTCGAGAAGGCCGCCCTGGCCGTGCACCGCACCATGGGCCTTCGCGACCTCTCGCGGATCGACATGATCGTCGACGACGCAGGCGTCGCTCAGGTGATCGACATCAACATCGCTCCTGGAATGACCGAGACGTCCCTGTTCCCGCAAGCCGTCGAGGCCTCCGGCCAGGAGCTTGGCGCACTCTACGCGCAGATCATCGAGGGCGCGGCCAGACGCTAG
- the rsmG gene encoding 16S rRNA (guanine(527)-N(7))-methyltransferase RsmG, whose protein sequence is MEPQTPDTPKPSASGPKDDVADRAALTDFEALGPTKLRAFFGDRFDSVEGFAKLLADQGETRGLIGPRELDRLWERHILNSAAVVPFLGAGRIVDVGSGAGLPGLVIAAMLPDREVTLVEPMERRVAWLEEAAADVGLENVAVVRGRAEEVSATVTADFLTARAVASLDKLIKWCLPLVAPNGEMALLKGRSVGAEIERAKYALRKARLTAKIESAPTLEGLEPTTVVRLMRE, encoded by the coding sequence ATGGAGCCGCAGACACCGGACACGCCGAAACCCTCGGCGTCAGGACCGAAGGACGATGTCGCGGATCGCGCCGCTCTCACAGACTTTGAGGCCCTTGGCCCCACCAAGCTGCGAGCGTTCTTTGGGGACCGATTCGACTCCGTCGAGGGCTTTGCAAAGCTGCTGGCCGATCAGGGCGAGACCCGTGGGCTCATCGGACCGCGGGAACTCGATCGCCTCTGGGAGAGACACATCCTGAACTCCGCGGCGGTAGTGCCCTTCCTTGGTGCGGGGCGGATCGTGGACGTCGGTTCAGGGGCCGGTTTACCCGGTCTGGTGATAGCGGCGATGCTTCCTGACCGAGAGGTGACCCTGGTCGAGCCAATGGAGCGCCGGGTTGCCTGGCTCGAGGAGGCCGCCGCTGACGTCGGGCTCGAGAATGTCGCGGTGGTCAGGGGGCGAGCCGAAGAGGTGAGCGCAACGGTGACGGCGGACTTTCTGACGGCGCGTGCCGTCGCCTCGCTCGACAAGCTCATCAAGTGGTGCCTCCCTCTCGTGGCTCCGAACGGTGAGATGGCGCTTCTCAAGGGCCGCAGTGTCGGCGCGGAGATAGAGCGCGCCAAGTACGCATTAAGGAAGGCGCGACTCACCGCGAAGATCGAGTCCGCACCGACCCTCGAGGGGCTCGAGCCAACGACGGTGGTCCGCTTGATGCGCGAGTAG
- a CDS encoding ABC transporter ATP-binding protein yields MALTGAAEDYEGELSVVTGDAPVLVLDGIGRTYATGDVEVSALTDVDLTVHRGEYVSVVGPSGSGKSTLLNVLGLLDRPSSGSYRFEGLEVADLDEAARTAVRGRRIGFVFQSFHLLSHRTVLENVTLSMLYTGVGPAERVERANAALESVGLSHRAGFTPTRLSGGERQRVAVARAIVAEPALLLADEPTGNLDSHTSDAVLALFDELRARGLTIVMITHDASVASRADRAVRIRDGRLTEVDSADMARAVAQIGD; encoded by the coding sequence GTGGCGCTCACTGGCGCCGCCGAGGACTACGAGGGCGAACTGTCTGTCGTGACGGGCGATGCCCCCGTGCTCGTCCTCGACGGCATCGGCCGCACGTATGCCACGGGCGATGTCGAGGTTTCCGCCTTGACGGACGTGGACCTGACCGTGCATCGCGGGGAGTACGTGTCGGTCGTGGGTCCCTCCGGTTCGGGGAAGTCGACGCTCCTGAACGTCTTGGGGTTGCTTGATAGGCCCAGTTCCGGCTCGTACCGCTTCGAGGGGCTCGAGGTGGCCGATCTTGACGAGGCCGCGCGCACCGCCGTCAGGGGCAGGCGCATCGGCTTTGTCTTTCAGTCGTTCCACCTGCTGTCCCACCGGACGGTGCTCGAGAACGTCACGTTATCGATGCTGTACACCGGCGTCGGGCCAGCCGAGCGAGTCGAGCGGGCCAACGCGGCCCTTGAGTCAGTGGGACTGAGCCACCGAGCGGGGTTCACCCCCACCCGACTGTCCGGCGGCGAGCGTCAGCGCGTGGCCGTCGCGCGGGCAATCGTCGCCGAGCCGGCGCTGCTCCTCGCGGACGAGCCCACAGGAAACCTCGACTCTCATACCTCCGACGCCGTGCTCGCGCTCTTTGACGAGTTGCGGGCGCGCGGTCTCACCATCGTGATGATTACGCACGACGCCTCTGTCGCCTCACGTGCTGACCGCGCGGTGCGCATCAGGGACGGCAGGCTCACCGAGGTCGACTCCGCCGACATGGCACGCGCCGTCGCGCAGATCGGAGACTAG
- the yidC gene encoding membrane protein insertase YidC, which yields MDALLSLLMPIEWVVANIMVLVHQGLEFLGMDPASGLTWALSIVGLTAVIRMALIPVFVRQIKAQRSMQVIAPDLRKIQDKYKGKKDQASREAMTKETMALYSEHKTNPFASCLPLLLQMPIFFSLFRVLNNRLKEDGESIGLLSDTLRQQAMDATLFGAKLSDTFLGADTSATRWIAAVLIVTMVATTFFSQRQLTFKNMPASALEGPMAQQQKILLYALPFIFVLSGPNFPIGVLIYWTISNAWSMGQQFYVIRRNPTPGSEAEKALIARKTEKAARKGLTIDGRTLEEARAEEEAAAAAAEEERRNRQRQQPKRKKGKKGPAKATQAGAASKPAEAADASPDADSDSQ from the coding sequence GTGGACGCGCTCTTATCCCTGTTGATGCCCATCGAGTGGGTGGTTGCCAACATCATGGTGTTGGTGCACCAAGGGCTTGAGTTCTTGGGTATGGACCCCGCCTCGGGTCTGACCTGGGCCCTGTCTATTGTGGGTCTCACCGCGGTGATTCGCATGGCGCTCATCCCGGTGTTTGTGCGCCAGATCAAGGCGCAACGGTCGATGCAGGTCATCGCCCCCGATCTGCGCAAGATCCAAGACAAGTACAAGGGCAAGAAGGATCAGGCCTCGCGAGAGGCGATGACCAAAGAGACCATGGCCTTGTACTCGGAGCACAAGACCAATCCTTTCGCGTCGTGCCTGCCGCTGCTGCTTCAGATGCCGATCTTCTTCTCGCTCTTCCGTGTGCTCAATAATCGGTTGAAAGAGGACGGGGAGTCCATTGGACTGCTGTCTGACACGCTCCGTCAACAGGCGATGGATGCGACGCTCTTCGGAGCGAAACTCTCCGACACCTTCCTTGGCGCTGACACGTCGGCCACGCGCTGGATCGCGGCCGTGCTCATCGTGACGATGGTGGCGACCACGTTCTTCAGCCAGCGCCAGCTGACGTTCAAGAACATGCCGGCCTCAGCGCTTGAGGGCCCCATGGCTCAGCAGCAGAAGATTCTGCTGTACGCGTTGCCGTTCATCTTTGTGCTCTCTGGCCCCAACTTCCCTATCGGTGTGCTGATCTACTGGACCATTTCCAACGCGTGGTCGATGGGTCAGCAGTTCTACGTGATCCGCCGCAACCCCACTCCAGGCTCGGAGGCCGAGAAGGCGCTCATTGCCCGAAAGACGGAAAAGGCCGCGCGCAAGGGACTCACCATTGACGGGCGCACGCTGGAAGAGGCTCGTGCCGAGGAGGAGGCCGCCGCGGCCGCCGCCGAGGAGGAGCGCCGTAACCGGCAGCGCCAGCAGCCCAAGCGCAAGAAGGGCAAGAAGGGGCCGGCGAAGGCGACGCAAGCCGGCGCTGCTTCGAAGCCAGCAGAAGCGGCGGACGCGTCGCCCGACGCGGACTCTGATTCCCAATAG
- a CDS encoding ParB/RepB/Spo0J family partition protein, which produces MSNPKRGLGRGLGALIPTEPEATEGAESPRQGARPRDVFFSDTAAIPRVPEEAIEPASAVALTPAEAQDDDALRPVPGARFAYIDPATVVPNPRQPRQIFDSEALAELVGSIKEIGVLQPIVVRPNPEGEGFELIMGERRLRATREAGLSEIPAIVRSTDDVDLLRDALVENLHRSQLNPLEEAAAYQQLLDDFGITHEQLAERISRSRPQITNTLRLLKLPPSVQKRVAAGVLSAGHARALLTLDSPQAMDQLATKIVAEGMSVRATEEAVTLGVKVAKPKQGSVRPGGRTAALDDLSARLGDHLDTRVKVQLGSTKGRITVEFATVEDLNRIAKIINPKEQGFGS; this is translated from the coding sequence GTGAGCAACCCGAAGCGAGGCCTCGGCCGCGGCCTGGGCGCGTTGATTCCCACGGAGCCAGAAGCGACAGAAGGCGCCGAATCGCCTCGCCAAGGTGCCCGACCGCGCGACGTCTTCTTCTCGGACACGGCGGCGATTCCGCGCGTGCCGGAAGAGGCCATCGAACCGGCATCGGCCGTCGCGCTCACGCCCGCTGAAGCGCAAGACGACGATGCGCTGCGCCCCGTACCCGGCGCCAGGTTCGCCTACATTGACCCCGCGACGGTCGTGCCGAATCCACGGCAGCCCCGACAGATCTTCGACTCGGAGGCCCTCGCCGAACTGGTGGGCTCGATCAAAGAGATCGGCGTCCTTCAGCCGATCGTGGTGCGGCCCAACCCGGAAGGGGAGGGCTTCGAGCTCATCATGGGTGAGCGCCGGTTGCGGGCCACCCGCGAGGCAGGCCTTTCTGAGATCCCGGCGATCGTACGCAGCACCGACGACGTGGACCTGCTCCGTGACGCGCTCGTGGAGAACCTGCACCGCTCCCAGCTCAACCCACTAGAAGAAGCCGCCGCCTACCAGCAGCTCCTCGACGACTTCGGGATCACGCATGAGCAGCTCGCCGAGCGCATCAGCCGATCGCGTCCGCAGATCACGAATACCTTGCGCCTGTTGAAACTGCCGCCATCTGTGCAGAAGCGGGTGGCGGCCGGGGTACTGAGCGCGGGACACGCGCGCGCTCTGCTCACCCTCGACAGCCCGCAGGCGATGGATCAGCTCGCCACCAAGATCGTCGCCGAGGGCATGTCAGTGCGCGCCACGGAGGAGGCCGTCACCTTGGGGGTCAAGGTCGCGAAGCCCAAGCAGGGTTCCGTGCGCCCAGGCGGGCGTACAGCGGCTCTCGATGACCTTTCCGCGAGGCTGGGAGACCACCTTGACACCAGGGTCAAGGTGCAACTGGGTAGCACCAAGGGGCGCATCACGGTGGAGTTCGCCACCGTGGAGGATCTCAACAGGATCGCCAAGATCATCAACCCCAAGGAGCAGGGCTTCGGCAGCTAG
- the trxB gene encoding thioredoxin-disulfide reductase: MSEIRNVVIVGSGPSGYTAAIYAARAGLNPLVIAGSITAGGALMNTTEVENFPGFVEGIQGPELMQTLQGQAEKFGAEVLFDDATALDLVGPIKRITTGMGKVFETRSVILAMGSAYREIGLPDEKRLSGHGVSWCATCDGFFFRGQDVVVVGGGDSAMEEATFLTRFANKVTIVHRRDELRASKVMADRAKADPKIEFAWNSAVTGLQGEQKLSGVELTDTITGEVRTVAATGLFVAIGHDPRSELVKGVVEVDEAGYVKVDGGTTYTSVPGVFAAGDLVDSRYRQAITAAGTGCAAALDAQRWLEDLEEPEEGLDQVALVEGGAR, translated from the coding sequence GTGAGTGAGATTCGTAACGTCGTGATCGTGGGCTCAGGCCCTTCCGGCTACACGGCCGCCATCTATGCCGCACGGGCTGGCCTCAACCCGCTCGTGATCGCAGGCTCCATCACCGCCGGCGGTGCGCTGATGAACACCACAGAGGTGGAAAACTTCCCAGGGTTCGTGGAAGGCATCCAGGGACCTGAACTGATGCAGACGCTTCAAGGCCAGGCAGAGAAGTTCGGCGCGGAGGTGCTGTTCGACGACGCCACCGCTTTGGACCTCGTTGGCCCCATCAAGCGCATCACGACCGGCATGGGCAAGGTCTTCGAGACACGCTCGGTGATCCTGGCGATGGGTTCCGCCTATCGCGAGATTGGTCTGCCCGACGAGAAGCGCCTCTCCGGCCATGGCGTCAGCTGGTGCGCCACGTGTGACGGATTCTTCTTCCGCGGTCAAGACGTGGTCGTAGTGGGCGGCGGCGACTCCGCGATGGAGGAGGCGACGTTCCTCACTCGTTTCGCCAATAAGGTGACGATTGTGCACCGCCGCGACGAACTGCGTGCCTCCAAGGTGATGGCCGACCGTGCCAAGGCCGATCCCAAGATCGAGTTCGCGTGGAACTCGGCTGTGACCGGCCTCCAAGGCGAACAGAAGCTTTCAGGCGTCGAACTCACCGACACGATCACCGGCGAAGTGCGCACTGTTGCGGCGACGGGGCTTTTTGTCGCGATCGGGCACGACCCTCGCTCAGAACTGGTCAAGGGCGTCGTCGAGGTGGACGAGGCTGGCTACGTGAAGGTCGACGGCGGCACGACGTACACGAGCGTCCCTGGAGTGTTCGCTGCAGGCGACCTGGTGGACAGCCGGTACCGCCAGGCGATCACGGCCGCAGGTACTGGTTGCGCCGCAGCGCTTGACGCCCAGCGGTGGCTTGAGGATCTCGAAGAGCCGGAAGAGGGCTTGGACCAAGTTGCCTTGGTCGAAGGAGGAGCACGATGA
- the trxA gene encoding thioredoxin: MSMIVNATEDTFKAEVLESPMPVVVDFWAEWCGPCRAVAPILDELSGEYVGKIKIVKVDTEANPGIAMAYGITSIPTMHFFKGGEVVKTLVGARPKAALQTQFDEVIG, from the coding sequence ATGAGCATGATCGTCAACGCCACGGAAGACACGTTCAAGGCGGAAGTGCTCGAGTCGCCGATGCCTGTCGTCGTCGACTTCTGGGCGGAGTGGTGCGGCCCCTGTCGCGCAGTTGCCCCCATCCTCGACGAGTTGTCCGGCGAGTACGTCGGAAAGATCAAGATCGTCAAGGTGGACACGGAAGCCAACCCTGGTATCGCCATGGCCTACGGCATCACCTCCATCCCGACGATGCACTTCTTCAAGGGCGGCGAGGTCGTGAAGACGCTCGTGGGCGCCCGTCCCAAGGCCGCGCTGCAGACTCAATTTGACGAGGTCATCGGCTAG
- a CDS encoding R3H domain-containing nucleic acid-binding protein yields MTDETRKALENEGDIAADFLEELLDILDMDGDIDISVEAGRPKVAVVADGPNQDMKRLVGPDGEVLEALQDLARLAVQSETGNMSRLMLDIADFRAGRKEQLAEKARAAIAEVREKGTAVAMAPMNAFERKVVHDVVLEAGLVSESDGEDPHRHVVIKPAE; encoded by the coding sequence ATGACTGACGAAACTCGCAAGGCCCTCGAGAACGAGGGCGACATCGCCGCCGACTTCCTCGAGGAACTGCTCGACATCCTGGACATGGATGGTGACATCGACATCTCTGTCGAGGCGGGGCGGCCCAAGGTTGCCGTCGTGGCCGACGGACCCAATCAGGACATGAAGCGGCTCGTTGGGCCTGACGGCGAGGTCCTTGAGGCGCTCCAGGATCTCGCGCGCTTGGCGGTGCAGTCGGAGACGGGGAACATGAGCCGCCTCATGCTCGACATCGCCGACTTCCGGGCCGGGCGCAAGGAGCAATTGGCGGAGAAGGCCAGGGCTGCGATCGCCGAGGTCCGCGAGAAGGGCACTGCCGTCGCGATGGCACCCATGAACGCATTTGAGCGCAAGGTGGTTCACGACGTCGTCCTGGAGGCGGGGCTCGTTTCGGAGTCCGACGGTGAGGACCCCCACCGGCACGTGGTGATCAAGCCAGCGGAGTAG